In a single window of the Papaver somniferum cultivar HN1 chromosome 8, ASM357369v1, whole genome shotgun sequence genome:
- the LOC113301976 gene encoding uncharacterized protein LOC113301976 encodes MAVAPPNFLNLKVLVSGPIGSGKTTFVNSFNPQVVDNEDAVRIELQSSEGLISFTCTEVRQLSVMLANGRIPDSVILLVDGSQKKNIKGLCREALLTWVVTRTGVLLSSTIKETR; translated from the exons ATGGCTGTTGCTCCCCCGAATTTCTTAAATCTGAAGGTATTGGTCAGTGGACCAATTGGTTCCGGCAAGACGACGTTTGTTAATTCTTTTAATCCGCAAGTTGTTG ATAATGAAGACGCTGTAAGAATAGAGCTTCAAAGCTCAGAGGGTTTAATTTCATTTACTTGCACTGAAGTTAGACAGCTCTCTGTGATGCTCGCTAACGGACGAATCCCTGATTCAGTTATTTTGTTGGTCGACGGttctcaaaagaaaaatatcaaaggaTTGTGCCGTGAAGCATTGTTAACATGGGTGGTGACCAGGACAGGTGTGTTGTTGTCCTCTACAATAAAAGAGACAAGATAG
- the LOC113305240 gene encoding F-box/kelch-repeat protein At3g06240-like, whose amino-acid sequence MDYFKFLPVEITSHMLTRFPTKSVLHCKSVSKTWRNPIGYPSFSKRHFNHHNQADNDSGELSFFALTYKIEHVSGKYTLGIPRYHYFVEYNEKDESTPIERNRRIHSTAPFNCFVGLLNGLIYLVGNPTEEKPHEPIYIFNPIIKEYVMLPEINTDYHSYNSDVLWMNGFGYVSATNEYKVVRIYKLKNKFVEVSVYTLGGGNGWRNLGKFDPSFIPFPWGQGVFANGYLHWMGVELDMIATFNSAEEKFCQHISPPPSSPDDWPFNRIGVLDRFWFFANFLTTEEDSYYDIQED is encoded by the coding sequence ATGGACTATTTCAAGTTTCTCCCCGTGGAGATTACGTCACACATGTTAACTCGATTCCCTACGAAATCCGTTCTTCACTGCAAATCAGTAAGCAaaacttggagaaatcctattggTTATCCATCATTCTCCAAAAGGCACTTCAATCATCATAATCAAGCTGATAATGATTCTGGTGAGTTGAGTTTTTTTGCTTTAACTTATAAGATTGAGCATGTATCCGGAAAGTATACACTTGGTATTCCTAGATATCACTATTTTGTTGAGTATAATGAGAAAGATGAATCAACACCTAttgagagaaatagaaggattcaTTCAACCGCTCCGTTTAATTGTTTTGTTGGTTTATTAAATGGTCTCATCTATCTTGTCGGAAACCCAACTGAAGAAAAACCTCATGAACCTATTTATATCTTTAACCCTATCATTAAAGAATATGTCATGCTTCCAGAAATCAACACAGATTACCATTCTTATAATTCTGATGTTTTGTGGATGAACGGATTTGGTTATGTTTCTGCAACCAATGAGTACAAAGTGGTAAGAATATATAAGTTGAAGAACAAATTTGTAGAAGTCAGCGTATACACTTTAGGCGGTGGAAATGGGTGGAGAAACCTTGGAAAGTTCGATCCTTCTTTCATCCCGTTTCCTTGGGGACAAGGTGTTTTTGCCAATGGATATCTACATTGGATGGGCGTTGAATTAGATATGATTGCGACTTTCAATTCAGCTGAGGAAAAGTTTTGTCAACATATTTCACCACCTCCATCGTCACCAGACGATTGGCCTTTTAATAGAATAGGGGTTCTGGATAGGTTTTGGTTTTTTGCTAATTTTCTAACAACCGAAGAAGACTCTTATTATGACATACAAGAAGATTAA